The following nucleotide sequence is from Deltaproteobacteria bacterium.
TCGTGCCGCTGTTGGCGATTCTCACGACCTTCGCTGTCTTCAATATTTATTTGCGCATCAAACGGCCGGCGATTTTGTTTGCCGGCTTGCTCGGCTTCGCCGTGTGGCATGGCACTTACTTGTGGAGATACGTCGGCGCGGCGCAGCCGTTCGGCTATCTCTCAGGCGCCGTGAGCCGGAGCGAATATCTCACCCGTATGCTTCCCGACTACGCCGTCTTCGATTACATCAACCGCGAAACCGCGGCGACGGCGAAGATTTATCTTCTCTTTGTCGGACGGAGAGCGTATTATTGCCAGCGAGATTATTTCCATGACGGCGGCGACTTGCCGGAGTTTTTACTGGAGGCGATTCGCGCCGCCAAAACCCTCGAGCAAATCGCCCAGTCGCTGAAGCAAAAAAAAATTACTCATCTAATGGCGCGTGCGGACTTGCTGGCGGAGTTTCTCTCGAACAATCTGACGCCCGATCAAGCGCGGCTGTGGAATGAATTCGCTAATCGCGGCTTGGCGCTGAGCTTTGACGCCCGTGGCTACGCGGTCTATCGATTGAATGGCTAACCCACCCGATATTTCTATCGTCATTCCGGCCTTCAACGAAGCCAAGTGCTTGGCCGGGGTGTTGGAATAAATTTTCGCCCTGAAACTGTCCCAGGCCGAGATCATCGTCGTCGACGACGGCTCCACTGACGGCACGGCCGAAGTGGCGATGAAGGCCGGCGCCAACGTGGTGCGTCATCCTTACAATATCGGCAACGGCGCGGCGGTGAAGAGCGGCATGCGTGCGGCGCAGGGAAGATTAATTGTCTTGATGGACGGCGACGGCCAACATCCGCCCGAAGATATTCCCAAGTTGCTCGCCGAAGCGGCCAACTATCACATGGTGGTGGGCGCCCGCGCCAAGGGCTCGAAGCTGCGCTTTCACCGCTACGTCGCCAACTTGGTTTACAATCTGTTGGCATCCTACGTGACGCGCTTCAACGTGCGCGATCTGACTTCCGGCTTTCGCGTGCTGTCGCGGCGCGAGGCGTTGCGTTTCATCGATCTGCTGCCGAACACGTTTTCTTATCCGACGACGCTGACTTTGGCTTTCCTGCGCTCCGGCTTGACGGTCAAGTATGTGCCGATCCAGACGCTCTACCGGTCGGGCCAGAGTAAGATCAGCTTGATCACCGACGGCGTTCGCTTCTTTTTGATCATTACCAAGATCGCCACGTTGTTTTCGCCGCTGCGGGTGTTTCTGCCGGTGAGCCTGTTTTTTTCCTCGCCGGGATGGGAAACTATGCCTACACTTTTTTCACTCAGGGGCGTTTCACTAATATGTCGGTTTTCGCGCTGACGACTTCGGTGATCATTTTCATGCTCGGCTTGATCTCCGAGCAAATCGCGCTCTTGCGCATGGAACGGCAGCAAGCCGGAAGGCGGCATGACGATGGGTAAATTTTACCTGCGTGAAGGGCGCCATTTGCTGACTCTCCCTAGTTTATGAATCCACAACCCAAGACTCAAGAAAAGCCGGATGCGACGGCGGTACGCGATTTTTACGATCGGGTTTATTACGCCAATGCCACCGTGGCTGCTAACCTCCCTGCGCATTACCGCCGGCTCGCCAGGAAATTTCAACCTTGGAAGGGACGGCGGTTGCTCGACGTTGCCTGCGGTATTGGTGACTGGCTCACGGCGGCGGCGGCGCTCGGCGCTATTCCCACGGGAGTGGATATCTCGCAGAGGGCTTTGGCTCTTTGCCAGCAACGGTTGCCCGACGCCGATCTTCATTGTGGTCCGGCCGAGCAGTTGCCGTTTGCCGACCGGCAGTTCGACGTCATTTCAAGCTTGGGCGCGTTGGAACATTTTTTAGATCCGCAAGCGGCACTGCGCGAGATGGTGCGGGTGGCGAAACCCGGCGCGATATTCATTCTGCTAGTGCCGAATTCTGGATTTTTGCCGCTGCGCTTCGGACTGCATTCCGGAACACAGCAAGCCGATGTTCGCGAAGAGGTACGGTCACTGTCGGCGTGGCGCCAACTTTTCGAAGGCGCGGGCCTGAGAGTGAGCTACCGTTGGCGCGATCTCCATGTTGTCTCGCCGTCATGGATTTTTCGCGGCCCATGGTATGCTTGGCCGGTGCGTACCGCGCAAGCGTTTATGTTACCTTTCTGGCCGCTGGAATGGCAGTATCAGGTATATCATCTGTGCACGATCAAGAGTTGATTACCGGCGGCGTGGGTATTCTCGTCATCACGTGGAACTACCCGCCGCGGCAGGGTGGTATTGAGCAGCTGCTCGCCAGCGTCTGCGCTGGACTGAGCAAGAATCATCGGGTGGCGGTTATCACAGCTCACGCCACAGAATCGATCGCCGTTGCGGATGAAATAATATTTCGTCCCACTTCTCCCGGCCTAATCCGGTATTTTCTTTTCGCTGTCGCTAAAGGAATCGCGATACTTCGCGGCAATCGCAATATCCACGTTATTTTCGCTGGCAGCGTGTTAGCGACGCCGATTGTATTGTTGCTCGCGCGCTTGCTTCGTCGTAAGGCCGTTGTTCAGGCGCATGGTTTAGATTTGGTTTACCGCAATTCGGTGTATCAATTTTTAATCGTTCGCTGGCTTCGTTATGTTGATCGCGTCATCGCCAACAGCCGTCACACGGCGGAGCTGGCTCAGCAAAAAGGCGCCCGTGAGCAAGCCATCGCGGTCATCCCTCCGGGCGTCGACTGGCAGCGCTTCCAGAGCGCGGATAGTGCCGACGCCCTTAAGCAGGTATGGGGATTGGCGAACCGTAAAGTTATTCTTTTCGTCGGCCGGCTGGCGAGGCGCAAGGGCGTAAAAGAATTCATCGAGCGCTCACTGGTTGATATCGTTAAGCAAGTGCCGGACGTGTGTTTTGTCATCGCCGGCGACAATCCGAGGGAGTCGTTGACGCACCACGACGATGTTGCCGGCGAGATTCGCCAAGCCATCGCGCGCCATGATCTTTCCGAGCACGTGCGCTGGCTCGGGGCTGTCAATGACGCCGAGTTGGTTCAGGTGTACGCACTTTGCGACGTTCTTGTATTGCCGGTTTTGGCTCTTGATTACGACGTGGAGGGCTTCGGCATGGTCGCTTTGGAAGCCGCGGCCGCCGGTAAACCAGTGGTTGCGGTTTGTTGCGGCGGCGTTTCCGACGCAGTCGAAGACGGCGTCACCGGCATATTGGTAGCGCCGGCCGACTACTTTACGCTGAGTGATGCAATCGTTCGCTTGCTCGACGATCCCGCCGCGCGTTTCTCAATGGGGGAAGCTGGCAGACAGCGGGCGTTGGCCGAGTTCACATGGGCGAAGATCGTGATGCGCTACGAGGGGGCCTTTTTCGATCTATCTGCGTGAGCACGCAGGATTGAATATGGCTATTTTCGCGCTAGTACGAAACGACATTATTTGGCGTCGCGCTGGTCAATTATCAACCGTCGAATTTAGTGTTACGATTTGACAAAGGCTGCGCGCGAGCATCGCGATGAGCCAAACCTGATCCGACTTCGATTAAATTGATTTGAAAGTACTCGTACCCATATCGGACACTCGCTCCGGTCACAGTGTTTACTTCGATCAGCTCAAACAGGCCGTTGCCGGCCATGGCATTTCGTTGGACCTTATCCGTTTCGCGCGTCATTTCGAGATCGCGCCGGCACTGGTCAGCGCTCGTCTTCGTGCCCGGTCGCGCCAAGGTGATTACGACTTGATGCATGGCAACGCCGACTACGGCAGCGCCTTCAGTCGCTCCGATAAGCCGTCCGTCGTGACCGTACTGCACAATGTTTTCGAGGACAACTATCAACGATATACCACGCTCAGCCAGAAGGCGTTTCACTTCGGTTGGTTGAAACGGCGCATCGCCCAAGCGCTGCGTGATGCGGATCGAGTGGTCGCGATCAGTCACAGCACCAAGGCCTCCATCGAAAGAACTTTCGGCGCGCGCAACATCGAGGTGATTTATAACGGCATCGATAGCGAGATCTTCAAGCCGCTTGAAACGGGCGCCAACAACGAATTTCCCGGCAAAATTCGTCTGCTCTTCGTCGGTAACTTGACCAAGCGCAAAGGCGCCGATCTGTTGCCGGCGATCATGAAAAAGTTGGGTGACGATTATGTTTTGGTGCATCCATCGGGCCTGCGCACCGGCGCCGATTTCGGCGCGGTGAATATCGTCAAGCGTACCGCGCCGTCGACGCAGGAATTAGTCGAACTCTACAACGGCTGCGATATTTTCCTTTTTCCCTCTCGGCTCGAAGGTTTCGGCTACGCCGTCGGCGAGGCGATGGCGTGCGGCAAGCCGGTGATTTGCACTGACGCGTCGTCATTGCCGGAGTTGGTGGTCGACCAACAAGGCGGCTTTCTCTGCGGCCTCGACGATGTTGACGCGTTTGTCGAGCGCATTCGCTTTCTCGGCGCCCGTGCGGCCCTGCGCCAAACCATGGGCGCCTTCAATTGCCAGCGGATCGAAAAGAATTTCACCGTGGCGCAGATGGGCCGTGCCTATGCCGAGCTCTATCGAAACCTGTTAACGGCCAAGCCGAGACGCTGAATTTGGGCGGGAAAGCGCCATTAGGCGGCTGTGGCGTAAGAATTGCGTTTAATAGCCATCTGGTCGTGGCGCCTATTCTAAATTTCTCAGAAATGCCATGGACGGTCCAATAAGGCTCGTAGTATCTTGGCAACGGTGGTGAAACACGTGCAGTTTCGGGACGAAGTCTTGCAAAGACCGCCAATCATCATTCGCCCGTCAGCGGGCTGGGTTCCGCTCAAGCTCGACGATCTGTGGGCGCACCGCGAGTTGGTGTTATTCTTGGCCTGGCGCGATCTCAAAGTGCGCTACAAACAAACCACCCTGGGAATTATCTGGGTGGTGCTGCAACCGCTGCTGATGACCTTGGTTTTCACGGTGGTCTTCGGCCGCTTCGTCGCGCCGATGAATAGTAGCGTCGCGCTGCCCTATCCGCTGTTCGCTTTCTGCGGTCTTTTGCCGTGGCAATTTTTCGCCTACGTGCTGAACAACTCTAGTAACAGTTTGATCGCCAGTCAGCAGCTGATCACCAAAGTTTATTTTCCCAGATTGGTGATTCCACTTTCCGGCGTGCTCTCGGGGTTGGTCGACTTCGCGGTGGCTTTCACGGTTTTGCTCGGCATCGTGGTTTATTACCAGGTGACGCCGTCAGCGGCGCTCTGGTTGCTGCCCGTTTTTGTGTTGCTCTCGATCGCTTGCGCCGTCGGCGTCGGCCTTTGGCTCGCGACCCTTACGGTTCAATACCGCGACGTGCGCCATATGATTCCGTTCGTTACTCAAGTGTGGTTTTTCATGTGCCCGGTTGCTTATCCGATCACTTTGGTGCCGGAAAATTGGCGCTGGCTTTACGCACTCAATCCCATGGCCGGGATAATTCATGGCCTTCGCTGGTCGCTGGTTGGCGGCGGCGATCCGCTTGGCGCTTGGGTTTGGCTATCCGTGCTGGTCACGGTGCTGCTGTTGGTGAGCGGGCTTTATTATTTTCGCGGTGTCGAAAAAACCTTCGCCGATGTGGTGTAATAGATGAGCGACATTGCCCTGCGCGCCGACCGGCTCGGTAAAAAATATCGCCTCGGCCAGCGTGAAAATTATTTCATGCTGCGCGATGTTCTGGCGCGCTCGATGGCTGGGCCATTGCGGCGGCTTTTTCCCAATCGTCAAAATGTACCCGCGCCGCCGGAACCGGCGCGTGTCGAGGACTCGATCTGGGCGCTCAAGGATGTCTCGTTTGAGATCAAGCAGGGCGACGTGGTCGGCATCGTCGGCCGCAACGGCGCCGGCAAAAGCACGCTGTTAAAGATTCTCTCGCGCATCATCGAACCGACCGAAGGCGAGGCGCGCATTTACGGGCGAATCGGGTCGCTGCTGGAAGTCGGTACCGGTTTTCATCCCGAGCTCACCGGACGCGAAAATGTTTATCTCAGCGGCGCGATCTTGGGCATGAGAAAAAGCGAGATCGAAGCCAAGTTCGATGAGATCGTTGCCTTCGCGGAAGTGGAAAAGTTTATCGACATGGTGGTGAAACATTACTCCACCGGCATGTACCTGCGCTTGGGTTTCGCCGTGGCGGCGCATTTGGAACCGGAGATTCTCATCGTCGACGAAGTGCTCGCCGTCGGCGACGCGGCGTTTCAGGAGAAATGTCTCGGCAAGATGGGCGACGTGGCGAAGCATGGCCGGACGGTATTGTTCGTCAGCCACAACATGGCGGCGCTGCAGGTGCTCTGTACCAAAGCTCTGTTGATCGAGTCCGGCACGGTGCAGTTCGAGGGCGACAGTACCCAAGCCATCAGCCGTTACCTGCGCAGCGTCAACGCCGAACTCCCGGCCGCGGCGCCGGCGCTGGGAACGATCCCGCGCCAAAATGGTTCGCGCGCAGTTTTCGTCCAAGGTTCGCTCAATGGGCGGCCGCTCGCCACGGCGCACTGTGCCGGCGCCCGCGAGCGCTTGGATATCGAATTATCCGTCGCTCTCGAACAGCCAGTAAGACAGTGCAGCTTGGAAATTGCTTTTGAAACCGAGGCGGGGCTGCGGGTCTACGCCATCGACTCACGCTGGACGCTCAAACCCATGGACCTGGCGGCGGGCGATCATGAGCTTCATTGCGCCCTTGGCGAAATCCCCTTAGTTCCTGGCCGCTATTTTATTTCCCTGGGATTTGCGGGCGACGGACGGCAAGCCGACTGGCTGTACCGCATCGCTGCCATCGAGATCGCCGCCACCGATGTTTATGGCACCGGCGAGTTGCCGTTGGCGAGCCAGGGATATTTTTTGAGTGAGGCGACATGGCGTATCGGCAAGGCGCGGCTGAGTGGCAAAAAAATTGCGTAATTCAAATTTGATGACTGATTCCAGCGCTGACTTCATCTTTGTAAGATCGTGGCAACCTTGTTGATGAGCAAGCCGCCGAGCATAGCGATCGATATATCGCCGTTGTTGGTGCGCAACACGGGGATCAGTTACTACACGGCGAACCTGGTCAGTCAGCTGCTCGGCTTGAAGCCGGATTTTCGCTGGCGTTATTTTGCCGTGCCGGAAAGAGTTGCCACCGAAGTTAACGTTGAAAATCCAGCGGGAGATTTCAAAACGGTCGTTGCCCCTTGGTTTCTGCCGCCGCGAATCACCTCGCTGTTATTGCAGGCGCCGCTGGCGGGTTTGCTGGCGGCGGAAAAGTTTGCCGGTACCAACGATCTGTTTCACTGGACCAATTTTCTTATCTGCTCGCAAAAACATGGCAAGAAAGTGCTCACCGTGCACGATGTCAGTTTTTTTCTGTTTCCGGAGTTTCATCCATTGAAGCGCCGCTTGACCTTCAAGGCATTCTTTCCGCGCTCCCTCGAACAGGCGGATCATATCATCACCGACTCCGACAGCACGAGGCGCGATCTGGTCGAGCATTTTCATGTTCCCGCAGACAAGATGACGACGATTCATCTCGGTGTCGATCCAAGTTTCGCGCCAGTGAGCGAACCGCAAGCGGCGCCGATCCTGGCCGAGTATGGGCTGCGCTTCGGTGCCTATTTGCTTAACACGGGCACGGTGGAGCCGCGCAAAAACTTGCTGCGCTTGATTCAGGCGTACAATTTATTTCGCTCGAACAATTCAGCAAGCTTGCCCCTGGTGTTGGTCGGCGCCAGCGGCTGGCTCAATCAGGATTTGTTTGAAGAAATCGACAAGTCGCCGTGGAAGAGCGACATAAAATTTCTCGGCTATGTCGCGAAAACCGATCTGCCGTCGCTCTATTCCGGTGCCGTCGCGTTCGTCTATCCATCGATCTATGAAGGCTTCGGCTTGCCGCCGTTGGAAGCTATGGCCTGCGGCACGGCGGTGATTACCGCTAATAATTCGTCTTTGCCTGAGGTCGTGGGCGATGCCGCGATTCTCGTCGATGCTCACAATGTCGACGCTATCGCGAGTGCCATGCTAAAAGTTGCCGGCGATGCAACGGTGCGGGAAAATCTCAAGCAGCGCGGCTTGGCGCGGGCGAAATGTTTCAGTTGGCGGCGCACCGCCGAGCAAACCCTGGCGGTGTACGAGCAGGCGTTAGGTTGATATTCAAGCAAACGAATTACAAGTAGGTATCCATGACTCCATTTCATTTTGTCGCATTTGTTTTCGGCGCTCTGGTCGGCAGTTTTCTCAACGTTTGCATCGGCCGGATTCCCAACGGCGAGTCCATCGTCACACCGGGTTCGCACTGTCCCGGCTGCAAAAAACCCATCGCTTTTTACGATAATGTGCCGCTGCTCAGCTACTTGTTTCTGCGCGGCCGCTGCCGTGCCTGTCATGAAGGTATTTCACTGCGCTATTTTGTTGTCGAGTTGCTGATGGCGCTGTTCGCCATGGCGCTCTGGCACTGGTTTGGTTTGAGCTTTAGCTTTTTTGTCGGCTTTGTCTTTGTCGCCGCGCTGATCGTGATTTCTTTTATCGATCTCGACGTGCGCATTGTGCCCGACGTGATCAGTCTGCCGGGAATTATCCTCGGGTTGGTTTTCTCGTTGTTGGGATACTTTTTCTTTCGCGATGGTTCGGGTGTGATTCCCTCGCCGGTCAGTTCGCTGATCGGGATTCTTACCGGCGGGGTTTTTTTGCTCGTGACGGCATGGGCCTATGAGAAAGTTACCGGCGTCGACGGCATGGGCGGCGGTGACATCAAACTGCTGGCGATGATCGGCGCCTTTCTCGGTTGGCCGTCGATTCCGGTAACTCTCTTCATCGCGTCGTTGCTCGGTTCCGTAGTTGGCATCGCCTGCATGGCGGTCACCGGCGCCGGCCGGCGCTTGGCGTTGCCGTTCGCGCCGTTTCTCTGTTCCGGCGCGCTGCTCTATCTTTATTACGGCAACGAGATCATCGAGTTTTATCTCCCTCCCCAGTGACCTGAAGCTCATTCTAGCGCGACAATCCGGCACTGCGACGAAATTTGTCATTCCCATGGGTTTCGTTCTCAGTACGATGGGGAGGAATTTGGCCAAATCCACCCCAACAGTGACAACTAGATTTGCCTTCTTTAAGTAGTTTTCTGGTCCGCGAATTGCTCTCTCCAGCAGAGGTTATCCTTAGTTCTCAATGGTCGGTGGAGCGGTTTAGATGGCATTGATGGCAAAATTACCACGACGACTCACCAATGGCCGCGGCTTTACGCTGGCGGAGATGCTCGTTGCTGTGGGAATCTTCGGGATTCTCTCGGCCACCGCCGCGCCCTACTTGTTCGCCATGAAAACCCGTTTTCGCTTGGACGGCGCCACGCGCCAGGTGTTCAGCGAAATCATGTCGGCGCGCATGAAAGCGATCAACGAGA
It contains:
- a CDS encoding ABC transporter permease — protein: MQRPPIIIRPSAGWVPLKLDDLWAHRELVLFLAWRDLKVRYKQTTLGIIWVVLQPLLMTLVFTVVFGRFVAPMNSSVALPYPLFAFCGLLPWQFFAYVLNNSSNSLIASQQLITKVYFPRLVIPLSGVLSGLVDFAVAFTVLLGIVVYYQVTPSAALWLLPVFVLLSIACAVGVGLWLATLTVQYRDVRHMIPFVTQVWFFMCPVAYPITLVPENWRWLYALNPMAGIIHGLRWSLVGGGDPLGAWVWLSVLVTVLLLVSGLYYFRGVEKTFADVV
- a CDS encoding class I SAM-dependent methyltransferase, whose product is MNPQPKTQEKPDATAVRDFYDRVYYANATVAANLPAHYRRLARKFQPWKGRRLLDVACGIGDWLTAAAALGAIPTGVDISQRALALCQQRLPDADLHCGPAEQLPFADRQFDVISSLGALEHFLDPQAALREMVRVAKPGAIFILLVPNSGFLPLRFGLHSGTQQADVREEVRSLSAWRQLFEGAGLRVSYRWRDLHVVSPSWIFRGPWYAWPVRTAQAFMLPFWPLEWQYQVYHLCTIKS
- a CDS encoding prepilin peptidase, with the protein product MTPFHFVAFVFGALVGSFLNVCIGRIPNGESIVTPGSHCPGCKKPIAFYDNVPLLSYLFLRGRCRACHEGISLRYFVVELLMALFAMALWHWFGLSFSFFVGFVFVAALIVISFIDLDVRIVPDVISLPGIILGLVFSLLGYFFFRDGSGVIPSPVSSLIGILTGGVFLLVTAWAYEKVTGVDGMGGGDIKLLAMIGAFLGWPSIPVTLFIASLLGSVVGIACMAVTGAGRRLALPFAPFLCSGALLYLYYGNEIIEFYLPPQ
- a CDS encoding glycosyltransferase family 1 protein; the protein is MMHGNADYGSAFSRSDKPSVVTVLHNVFEDNYQRYTTLSQKAFHFGWLKRRIAQALRDADRVVAISHSTKASIERTFGARNIEVIYNGIDSEIFKPLETGANNEFPGKIRLLFVGNLTKRKGADLLPAIMKKLGDDYVLVHPSGLRTGADFGAVNIVKRTAPSTQELVELYNGCDIFLFPSRLEGFGYAVGEAMACGKPVICTDASSLPELVVDQQGGFLCGLDDVDAFVERIRFLGARAALRQTMGAFNCQRIEKNFTVAQMGRAYAELYRNLLTAKPRR
- a CDS encoding glycosyltransferase family 1 protein, translating into MDFSRPMVCLAGAYRASVYVTFLAAGMAVSGISSVHDQELITGGVGILVITWNYPPRQGGIEQLLASVCAGLSKNHRVAVITAHATESIAVADEIIFRPTSPGLIRYFLFAVAKGIAILRGNRNIHVIFAGSVLATPIVLLLARLLRRKAVVQAHGLDLVYRNSVYQFLIVRWLRYVDRVIANSRHTAELAQQKGAREQAIAVIPPGVDWQRFQSADSADALKQVWGLANRKVILFVGRLARRKGVKEFIERSLVDIVKQVPDVCFVIAGDNPRESLTHHDDVAGEIRQAIARHDLSEHVRWLGAVNDAELVQVYALCDVLVLPVLALDYDVEGFGMVALEAAAAGKPVVAVCCGGVSDAVEDGVTGILVAPADYFTLSDAIVRLLDDPAARFSMGEAGRQRALAEFTWAKIVMRYEGAFFDLSA
- a CDS encoding ABC transporter ATP-binding protein is translated as MSDIALRADRLGKKYRLGQRENYFMLRDVLARSMAGPLRRLFPNRQNVPAPPEPARVEDSIWALKDVSFEIKQGDVVGIVGRNGAGKSTLLKILSRIIEPTEGEARIYGRIGSLLEVGTGFHPELTGRENVYLSGAILGMRKSEIEAKFDEIVAFAEVEKFIDMVVKHYSTGMYLRLGFAVAAHLEPEILIVDEVLAVGDAAFQEKCLGKMGDVAKHGRTVLFVSHNMAALQVLCTKALLIESGTVQFEGDSTQAISRYLRSVNAELPAAAPALGTIPRQNGSRAVFVQGSLNGRPLATAHCAGARERLDIELSVALEQPVRQCSLEIAFETEAGLRVYAIDSRWTLKPMDLAAGDHELHCALGEIPLVPGRYFISLGFAGDGRQADWLYRIAAIEIAATDVYGTGELPLASQGYFLSEATWRIGKARLSGKKIA
- a CDS encoding glycosyltransferase family 1 protein gives rise to the protein MSKPPSIAIDISPLLVRNTGISYYTANLVSQLLGLKPDFRWRYFAVPERVATEVNVENPAGDFKTVVAPWFLPPRITSLLLQAPLAGLLAAEKFAGTNDLFHWTNFLICSQKHGKKVLTVHDVSFFLFPEFHPLKRRLTFKAFFPRSLEQADHIITDSDSTRRDLVEHFHVPADKMTTIHLGVDPSFAPVSEPQAAPILAEYGLRFGAYLLNTGTVEPRKNLLRLIQAYNLFRSNNSASLPLVLVGASGWLNQDLFEEIDKSPWKSDIKFLGYVAKTDLPSLYSGAVAFVYPSIYEGFGLPPLEAMACGTAVITANNSSLPEVVGDAAILVDAHNVDAIASAMLKVAGDATVRENLKQRGLARAKCFSWRRTAEQTLAVYEQALG